A single window of Nicotiana sylvestris chromosome 5, ASM39365v2, whole genome shotgun sequence DNA harbors:
- the LOC104221514 gene encoding uncharacterized protein produces HVYWTPCAAHCIDLLLEDIGKLTLHQETLKRAKEAVRFIYGHTWVLDLMRSFTNNHELLRPAVTRFATAYLTLQSIQKQKQALRSMFSSETWNKSTWAKKHEGVKTRAAILFDQNFWPYIAYCVKSVTPLVSVLREVDSEEKPCMGYMYDLMNRAKEKIAINCGSNQKKYGPIWKRIDDRWNNQLHRPLHAAGYYLNPRLRFDERFSNNYEIKQGLFQCMERMLGYEVRFKVDVQLDSYDHLRGDFGSQLAMDSKKVRSPTDWWICFGGRTPELTKFAIRVLSLTCSSSGCERNWSTFESIHTKKRNRLEHHRLNALVYVRYNTRLRERSIKRKMQNVDPILVDEIDSDDEWITEKEDLVLPEDPSWLDEENLFDIDVIRMVQPTAYENNLTHESIIDVGSLRGTSELSPSNKKQKASDLHKEKSVLLESEEGLEEVEINDEMDGDLIFYSD; encoded by the exons CATGTTTATTGGACTCCATGTGCTGCACATTGTATTGATCTCTTGTTAGAAGATATAGGAAAGTTAACACTTCATCAAGAAACACTTAAAAGGGCAAAAGAAGCGGTGAGATTTATTTATGGGCATACTTGGGTATTAGATTTGATGAGGTCATTTACAAATAATCATGAGTTACTGCGTCCTGCTGTCACTCGCTTTGCTACAGCATATCTCACGCTTCAAAGCATTCAAAAGCAAAAACAAGCCCTTAGATCTATGTTTTCTTCTGAAACTTGGAATAAATCTACTTGGGCTAAGAAACACGAGGGGGTGAAAACAAGAGCCGCAATTTTGTTTGATCAAAACTTCTGGCCTTATATTGCTTATTGTGTGAAGAGTGTTACTCCTTTAGTGAGTGTTTTGAGGGAAGTAGATTCAGAGGAAAAACCATGCATGGGATATATGTATGATTTGATGAACAGAGCTAAGGAAAAGATAGCTATAAATTGTGGATCCAACCAAAAAAAGTATGGTCCCATTTGGAAGAGAATTGATGATAGATGGAATAACCAACTTCATCGTCCACTTCATGCTGCTGGATACTATTTGAATCCTCGGTTGCGATTTGATGAAAGGTTTTCTAATAATTATGAAATCAAACAAGGTTTGTTCCAATGCATGGAAAGAATGTTGGGTTATGAAGTGAGATTTAAAGTGGATGTTCAGTTAGATTCATATGACCACTTGAGAGGGGATTTTGGAAGTCAGTTAGCTATGGATTCTAAGAAAGTACGATCTCCGACAGATTGGTGGATATGTTTTGGAGGTAGAACTCCAGAGTTGACAAAATTTGCGATTCGTGTCTTGAGTCTCACATGTAGCTCCTCGGGTTGTGAAAGAAATTGGAGTACCTTCGAGTCG ATTCATACCAAGAAGCGAAATAGACTTGAGCATCATAGATTAAATGCTCTAGTTTATGTCAGATACAATACTAGATTAAGAGAAAGGAGCatcaaaagaaaaatgcaaaatgTCGATCCGATTCTAGTTGATGAAATTGATTCTGATGATGAATGGATAACTGAAAAAGAAGATCTCGTGCTTCCTGAAGATCCTTCTTGGCTTGATGAAGAGAATTTATTTGATATTGATGTCATTAGAATGGTGCAACCTACTGCATATGAAAATAACCTtacacatgaatctatcattgatgTTGGTAGTTTAAGAGGTACAAGTGAATTAAGTCCATCGAACAAAAAACAGAAGGCTTCAG ATCTACACAAAGAAAAATCAGTGCTACTTGAGAGTGAGGAAGGATTAGAAGAAGTGGAGATTAATGATGAAATGGACGGCGACCTCATTTTTTATAGCGATTGA